Proteins encoded together in one Phalacrocorax carbo chromosome 18, bPhaCar2.1, whole genome shotgun sequence window:
- the RPL7A gene encoding large ribosomal subunit protein eL8 isoform X1 gives MAAAGAFPPRPAPPRATPPSSRETSRPVDTSRHSLRPFPLCQPKMPKGKKAKGKKVAPAPAVVKKQEAKKVVNPLFEKRPKNFGIGQDIQPKRDLTRFVKWPRYIRLQRQRSILYKRLKVPPAINQFTQALDRQTATQLLKLAHKYRPENKQEKKQRLLARAEQKAAGKGDAPTKRPPVLRAGINSVTTLVENKKAQLVVIAHDVDPIELVVFLPALCRKMGVPYCIIKGKARLGRLVHRKTCTSVAFTQVNPEDKGALAKLVEAVKTNYNDRYDEIRRHWGGNVLGPKSVARIAKLEKAKAKELATKLG, from the exons ATGGCGGCGGCCGGCGCcttcccgccccgccccgccccgccccgcgcgaCGCCGCCGTCCTCTCGCGAGACCTCGCGCCCCGTAGATACTTCCCGGCATTCGTTGCgcccttttcctctctgtcagCCCAAGATG CCGAAAGGAAAGAAGGCGAAGGGCAAGAAGGTGGCACCGGCCCCTGCTGTAGTCAAGAAGCAGGAGGCCAAGAAGGTCGTCAACCCCCTCTTTGAGAAGAGGCCGAAGAACTTTGGCATTG GACAGGATATCCAGCCGAAGCGTGACCTCACACGTTTTGTGAAATGGCCGCGCTACATCAGACTGCAGCGCCAGAGGTCCATTCTTTACAAGCGCTTGAAGGTGCCTCCTGCCATTAACCAGTTCACACAGGCTTTGGACCGCCAGACAG CTACGCAGCTTCTGAAGCTGGCGCACAAATACAGGCCAGAAAATAAGCAAGAGAagaagcagaggctgctggCTCGTGCTGAGCAGaaagctgcagggaagggagatgCACCAACTAAGCGGCCGCCAGTCCTCCGAGCAG GTATTAACAGTGTCACAACTCTGGTAGAGAACAAGAAAGCTCAGCTCGTAGTTATTGCCCACGATGTAGACCCCATTGAG CTGGTGGTCTTCTTGCCAGCTCTGTGCCGCAAGATGGGAGTGCCATACTGCATCATCAAGGGCAAAGCCAGGCTGGGGCGACTGGTCCACAGGAAAACTTGCACCTCTGTTGCTTTCACCCAAGTTAACCC GGAGGATAAGGGAGCCCTTGCTAAGCTGGTGGAGGCTGTCAAGACCAACTACAATGACAGATATGATGAG ATCCGTCGTCACTGGGGTGGTAATGTCTTGGGTCCAAAATCAGTGGCTCGCATTGCTAAGCTTGAAAAAGCAAAGGCTAAAGAACTGGCTACTAAGCTGGGCTGA
- the RPL7A gene encoding large ribosomal subunit protein eL8 isoform X2 yields MPKGKKAKGKKVAPAPAVVKKQEAKKVVNPLFEKRPKNFGIGQDIQPKRDLTRFVKWPRYIRLQRQRSILYKRLKVPPAINQFTQALDRQTATQLLKLAHKYRPENKQEKKQRLLARAEQKAAGKGDAPTKRPPVLRAGINSVTTLVENKKAQLVVIAHDVDPIELVVFLPALCRKMGVPYCIIKGKARLGRLVHRKTCTSVAFTQVNPEDKGALAKLVEAVKTNYNDRYDEIRRHWGGNVLGPKSVARIAKLEKAKAKELATKLG; encoded by the exons CCGAAAGGAAAGAAGGCGAAGGGCAAGAAGGTGGCACCGGCCCCTGCTGTAGTCAAGAAGCAGGAGGCCAAGAAGGTCGTCAACCCCCTCTTTGAGAAGAGGCCGAAGAACTTTGGCATTG GACAGGATATCCAGCCGAAGCGTGACCTCACACGTTTTGTGAAATGGCCGCGCTACATCAGACTGCAGCGCCAGAGGTCCATTCTTTACAAGCGCTTGAAGGTGCCTCCTGCCATTAACCAGTTCACACAGGCTTTGGACCGCCAGACAG CTACGCAGCTTCTGAAGCTGGCGCACAAATACAGGCCAGAAAATAAGCAAGAGAagaagcagaggctgctggCTCGTGCTGAGCAGaaagctgcagggaagggagatgCACCAACTAAGCGGCCGCCAGTCCTCCGAGCAG GTATTAACAGTGTCACAACTCTGGTAGAGAACAAGAAAGCTCAGCTCGTAGTTATTGCCCACGATGTAGACCCCATTGAG CTGGTGGTCTTCTTGCCAGCTCTGTGCCGCAAGATGGGAGTGCCATACTGCATCATCAAGGGCAAAGCCAGGCTGGGGCGACTGGTCCACAGGAAAACTTGCACCTCTGTTGCTTTCACCCAAGTTAACCC GGAGGATAAGGGAGCCCTTGCTAAGCTGGTGGAGGCTGTCAAGACCAACTACAATGACAGATATGATGAG ATCCGTCGTCACTGGGGTGGTAATGTCTTGGGTCCAAAATCAGTGGCTCGCATTGCTAAGCTTGAAAAAGCAAAGGCTAAAGAACTGGCTACTAAGCTGGGCTGA
- the MED22 gene encoding mediator of RNA polymerase II transcription subunit 22 isoform X2 codes for MAQQRVLPQSKETLLQSYNKRLKDDVKSIMDNFTEIIKTAKIEDETQVSRATQGEQDNYEMHVRAANIVRAGESLMKLVSDLKQFLILNDFPSVNEAINQRNQQLRSLQEECDKKLIALRDEISIDLYELEEEYYSSSLCDSNDLPLCEAYWRQDFATLSPESLSTPLTAATAEQSVATSQSSTPSHPHVNGHGAGPTEHS; via the exons ATGGCGCAGCAGCGGGTGTTGCCGCAGAGCAAGGAGACTCTGCTGCAGTCCTACAACAAGCGCCTCAAGGATGACGTCAAGTCCATCATGGATAACTTTACCGAAATCATCAAGACTGCCAAG attgAGGATGAAACTCAAGTCTCTCGAGCAACCCAGGGTGAACAAGATAACTATGAGATGCACGTCAGAGCTGCAAACATT GTCCGAGCTGGTGAGTCCCTGATGAAACTTGTGTCTGACCTGAAGCAGTTCTTGATCCTCAATGATTTCCCCTCTGTGAATGAAGCTATCAACCAGCGCAACCAGCAGCTGAGAAGCTTGCAGGAGGAATGTGACAAGAAGTTGATTGCACTACGGGATGAGATCTCCATTGACCTGTACGAGCTAGAAGAAGAATATTACTCTTCCAG TCTGTGTGACAGCAATGATCTTCCACTGTGCGAAGCCTACTGGAGACAAGACTTTGCCACGTTGTCCCCCGAAAGCCTCTCCACGCCTCTGACAGCTGCCACGGCAGAGCAGAGCGTTGCTACCTCGCAGAGCTCAACCCCATCGCACCCTCACGTGAACGGGCATGGGGCAGGCCCCACAGAGCACTCCTGA
- the SURF6 gene encoding surfeit locus protein 6 yields the protein MASLAAQDSYLQGLARKVCAQRAPEPRKRKFAPEPEDAGRQLKKKKRKKPRKRAEKTNAPSVKQVVSNTNKPAPGQKALPQAGKSPPQGVTQSKNESLVMGSKSELNSTSFSTINLLRQRLHEKIKKASGQGDAKELPPAVLEKRQRRKYERERKKRRRKELKMKAKMEKKETEEVPVEPESKKEESTAEVVFNRVEVHEENELSKIQKKKEKRKAVKGNITPLTGKNYKQLLSRLETRKNKLEELKDKDQNKAQELEKKMKWTNVLYKAEGVKIRDDEERLKEALKRKEKRKEQRQRQWEKRTERVVEKMQQRQEKRRKNIQKKKKDRIEKKKARARKKGRVLPEDLKKAGLK from the exons ATGGCCAGCCTGGCCGCCCAGGACTCCTACCTGCAGGGCCTGGCGAGGAAGGTCTGCGCGCAGCGCGCCCCGGAGCCGCGCAAGAGGAAGTTCG CGCCGGAGCCGGAGGATGCTGGTAGGCAgctcaagaaaaagaagagaaagaaacccAGGAAGCGAGCTGAGAAGACGAATGCTCCTTCGGTCAAACAGGTGGTCTCAAACACCAATAAACCTGCTCCAGGACAGAAAGCACTCCCTCAAGCCGGCAAATCACCGCCGCAGGGTGTCACCCAGAGCAAAAATGAGAGTTTGGTTATGG GAAGCAAAAGTGAACTCAATTCCACTTCTTTTTCCACAATTAATCTCCTGCGACAGAGGCTACACGAGAAGATCAAAAAAGCTTCTGGACAA GGTGACGCCAAAGAATTACCCCCTGCagtcctggagaagaggcagcgAAGGAAgtatgagagagagagaaagaagcgCCGAAGAAAGGAGTTGAAGATGAAGGcaaaaatggagaagaaagaaacagaggagGTACCAGTGGAGccagaaagcaaaaaggaggAGAGCACAGCTGAGGTTGTCTTCAACAGGGTCGAAGTCCATGAAGAGAATGAGTTGAGCAAGatccagaagaagaaagagaagaggaaagcagtGAAGGGCAATATCACTCCTCTGACTGGCAAAAACTACAAGCAGCTgctgagcaggctggagacCAGGAAGAATAAGCTGGAGGAGCTCAAGGATAAGGACCAGAACAAAGCTCAGGAGCTAGAGAAGAAGATGAAATGGACAAATGTTCTCTATAAGGCGGAAGGCGTGAAGATCCGTGACGACGAGGAGCGTCTGAAAGAAGCTCTGAAGCGTAAGGAGAAGCGTAAAGAGCAACGCCAAAGGCAGTGGGAGAAGCGGACAGAAAGAGTGGTAGAAAAGATGCAACAGCGGCAGGAAAAGCGTCGCAAGAACAttcagaagaagaagaaggacaGGATAGAGAAGAAGAAAGCCAGGGCTCGGAAGAAAGGCCGGGTTCTGCCAGAGGACTTGAAAAAAGCTGGTTTAAAGTGA
- the MED22 gene encoding mediator of RNA polymerase II transcription subunit 22 isoform X1, translating to MAQQRVLPQSKETLLQSYNKRLKDDVKSIMDNFTEIIKTAKIEDETQVSRATQGEQDNYEMHVRAANIVRAGESLMKLVSDLKQFLILNDFPSVNEAINQRNQQLRSLQEECDKKLIALRDEISIDLYELEEEYYSSSYSLCDSNDLPLCEAYWRQDFATLSPESLSTPLTAATAEQSVATSQSSTPSHPHVNGHGAGPTEHS from the exons ATGGCGCAGCAGCGGGTGTTGCCGCAGAGCAAGGAGACTCTGCTGCAGTCCTACAACAAGCGCCTCAAGGATGACGTCAAGTCCATCATGGATAACTTTACCGAAATCATCAAGACTGCCAAG attgAGGATGAAACTCAAGTCTCTCGAGCAACCCAGGGTGAACAAGATAACTATGAGATGCACGTCAGAGCTGCAAACATT GTCCGAGCTGGTGAGTCCCTGATGAAACTTGTGTCTGACCTGAAGCAGTTCTTGATCCTCAATGATTTCCCCTCTGTGAATGAAGCTATCAACCAGCGCAACCAGCAGCTGAGAAGCTTGCAGGAGGAATGTGACAAGAAGTTGATTGCACTACGGGATGAGATCTCCATTGACCTGTACGAGCTAGAAGAAGAATATTACTCTTCCAG CTACAGTCTGTGTGACAGCAATGATCTTCCACTGTGCGAAGCCTACTGGAGACAAGACTTTGCCACGTTGTCCCCCGAAAGCCTCTCCACGCCTCTGACAGCTGCCACGGCAGAGCAGAGCGTTGCTACCTCGCAGAGCTCAACCCCATCGCACCCTCACGTGAACGGGCATGGGGCAGGCCCCACAGAGCACTCCTGA